The Petropleomorpha daqingensis genome includes a window with the following:
- a CDS encoding ABC transporter permease, translating into MTGLLGFYRVVAATAVQAQFQYRTANYLYMVGMVAEPIVYLVVWQTVARAQGGAVEGITTGQFAAYYIVWTLVRNMNIVFTPYGWEERIQQGELSGQLVRPVHPIHYDLAYFAGWKVVVIVLWLPIAVVLSLLFRPTFDVSWLEGVVFFLAIWGAYLIRSLLLWVLGMVTFWTTRVGALYQLYFTAELLLSGRLLPLALLPAWAATVANFSPFPSTFGYPIDVLAGDLSTSELFTGLLQQAVWIAVGAVLVAVVWRAGIKRFSSVGG; encoded by the coding sequence GTGACGGGCCTGCTCGGCTTCTACCGGGTCGTGGCCGCGACCGCGGTGCAGGCCCAGTTCCAGTACCGCACGGCCAACTACCTCTACATGGTCGGCATGGTGGCCGAGCCGATCGTCTACCTCGTCGTCTGGCAGACCGTCGCCCGGGCGCAGGGTGGCGCGGTCGAGGGCATCACCACGGGGCAGTTCGCCGCGTACTACATCGTCTGGACGCTGGTCCGGAACATGAACATCGTCTTCACGCCCTACGGGTGGGAGGAGCGCATCCAGCAGGGGGAGCTGTCCGGGCAGCTGGTCCGGCCGGTGCACCCCATCCACTACGACCTCGCCTACTTCGCCGGGTGGAAGGTCGTCGTCATCGTGCTGTGGCTGCCGATCGCGGTGGTGCTCTCGCTGCTGTTCCGGCCCACCTTCGACGTCAGCTGGCTGGAGGGCGTCGTCTTCTTCCTCGCGATCTGGGGCGCCTATCTGATCCGGTCGCTGCTGCTGTGGGTGCTCGGCATGGTCACCTTCTGGACGACGCGGGTCGGCGCGCTCTACCAGCTCTACTTCACCGCCGAGCTGCTGCTCTCCGGCCGGCTCCTGCCCCTGGCCCTGCTGCCGGCGTGGGCCGCGACGGTCGCGAACTTCTCGCCGTTCCCCTCGACGTTCGGCTACCCGATCGACGTGCTGGCCGGGGACCTCTCCACGTCCGAGCTGTTCACCGGGCTGCTGCAGCAGGCGGTCTGGATCGCCGTCGGCGCGGTGCTGGTCGCGGTGGTCTGGCGGGCGGGGATCAAGCGCTTCTCGTCGGTGGGTGGCTGA